In a genomic window of Methanogenium sp. S4BF:
- a CDS encoding acyltransferase: MRFKNWEYPIIEDGKPTKYNWIVQHTEKLKLGHMTDIGAFTYVNAQYGVDIEDNVQIGSHCSIYSLSTIDNKTGRIVLKKNCKIGTHSVVMPGVTIGENSIIGAFSFVNQDIPDNVIAYGVPARIIKMIESDNKNLDSEVTD; encoded by the coding sequence ATGAGATTTAAAAATTGGGAATATCCAATAATTGAAGATGGAAAACCTACTAAGTACAATTGGATAGTTCAACACACAGAAAAACTGAAACTCGGCCATATGACTGACATTGGAGCATTTACATATGTTAATGCACAATATGGTGTAGATATTGAAGATAATGTCCAGATAGGTTCACATTGCTCAATATATTCACTTTCCACAATTGACAATAAAACAGGTCGGATTGTCTTGAAGAAAAATTGCAAAATCGGGACCCACTCTGTAGTGATGCCTGGTGTCACCATTGGAGAAAATTCAATCATTGGGGCTTTTAGTTTTGTAAATCAAGATATTCCTGATAATGTGATTGCATATGGCGTGCCTGCCCGAATAATTAAAATGATTGAATCGGATAACAAAAATCTTGACTCTGAAGTTACTGATTGA
- a CDS encoding DegT/DnrJ/EryC1/StrS family aminotransferase: MYWDEEDVSAVSETIRSGMNWAVGANVSKFEEDIANYNGTKYCLTFNSGTSALHAALIAHGISTGDEVIVPSFTFIATANAPQFVGAKPVFADIEETTYGLDPEDVIERITPRTKAIMPVHYGGCPCRIQELREIAEDHNLILIEDAAEAFGASVGGKKVGTFGDSAMMSFCQNKIITTGEGGAIVTDSRDVYEKMKLIHSHGRLETSDYFSTTAVMDYISLGYNFRLSNITAALGISQLNKVEDIIGMRRADAAYYIQQLEAEVPDCVIPRLPEDYYHVYQLFSIRVKNRDALIKHLERKGIMSKIYFSPVHQTDFYQKKMKNSSTLPVTQEISDDIISLPFYPGISRDDIDFVVANIKEFYEAM; this comes from the coding sequence ATGTACTGGGACGAAGAAGACGTCAGTGCGGTTAGTGAAACAATTCGCTCAGGAATGAACTGGGCAGTTGGAGCAAATGTTTCTAAATTTGAAGAAGATATCGCAAATTATAATGGAACAAAATACTGTCTCACGTTCAATTCCGGAACCTCAGCACTCCACGCCGCCCTCATTGCCCACGGAATATCCACAGGTGATGAGGTAATTGTACCCTCGTTCACCTTCATCGCAACTGCAAACGCACCTCAATTCGTCGGAGCAAAACCAGTCTTTGCAGACATCGAAGAAACAACCTATGGGTTAGACCCTGAAGATGTGATCGAACGTATCACTCCCAGAACAAAAGCTATTATGCCGGTTCATTATGGGGGGTGCCCCTGTAGAATTCAGGAGCTGCGGGAAATCGCTGAGGACCATAATCTGATCCTCATCGAGGACGCTGCAGAAGCCTTTGGAGCTTCTGTCGGTGGCAAGAAAGTTGGAACCTTCGGCGATTCAGCGATGATGAGTTTTTGCCAGAATAAAATCATAACAACAGGAGAAGGAGGTGCGATCGTGACCGATTCACGAGATGTATATGAAAAAATGAAACTCATCCATTCGCATGGTCGCCTGGAAACTTCAGATTATTTTTCAACAACCGCGGTAATGGACTATATCTCTCTTGGGTATAACTTCAGGTTGTCAAATATTACAGCTGCATTGGGAATATCTCAACTAAACAAGGTAGAAGATATTATCGGGATGCGACGTGCTGATGCTGCATACTATATACAGCAGTTGGAGGCTGAAGTGCCTGATTGTGTTATTCCAAGACTCCCTGAGGATTACTATCATGTCTATCAGTTGTTTTCAATCCGGGTAAAAAACAGGGACGCTCTGATAAAACACCTTGAGAGAAAAGGCATCATGTCAAAAATATACTTTTCACCGGTTCATCAGACAGACTTTTATCAGAAAAAAATGAAAAATTCAAGTACATTGCCTGTGACGCAAGAGATATCTGATGATATCATAAGTCTGCCTTTCTATCCAGGGATTTCACGGGACGATATTGATTTTGTAGTTGCCAATATTAAAGAATTTTATGAGGCGATGTAA